Part of the Salmo trutta chromosome 2, fSalTru1.1, whole genome shotgun sequence genome, tgccAGTTTATTCATAGTTAATCCAGTTTTTTACCTTTACAAAACAGAGAccttgaagtgtttctaaaatcctcaAATGGGAAAAATGAACGGTGGataaacgattggaaccatttccctatttcatctccaatgtttattgaaaacaaacacatttgcacaatgagcacttgtctcaaatacatcattacagttattggttagctagctagccattttaAACCAtatagcattgacatgaaatcagtcaaaacacctcaaggcATGGTATCAAGAACGAGATTAAATGAGCCACTAACATTCCCCACATGGTAGCTTCTTGTCATTCTTGCTGGCCATCTAGAATTCTtccgagaacttcaccacacctaccacctcacAATCTCCCTAAAATCAGCACGGACCCCTCCGGATGTAGCGCTCAACAGTGCGTCCCACTTGTAAAGCAGCTGCTTCATCTTGATGTTCTTCTTTATCAAAGGCAACCACGACGATTTCCTTTTTTTTCAAACAAGCGCGCTCTCTTTCTCCCGGATTCATCGATTTCCTGGAGCGTGACGTCCCGGCCATCTAGAATCACAACAACAAGCGGACTTCTGCCCCATGCAAGCGCTTTTACATCGTTAGTCAACGCTTTACCGGACACAGACTAGCCTACAGACTTTACATTTAACACAAAGTTTGCTCAAAATAATACCCTCTTACATAGGCTTCATTTTCTTTACTAGATTTTACGGGACGCGATGGAAGAAGAGGTAAGTTTGGTATGCCTGTTTCACCATTGCTTTGGTTAATGTCTGCTGCAACTTTGAGGCAGGAGACACACTTCACGTGGAGCGCTTGTAGGATTTTGAGCGCGATATAGGCTACTCGTGctttttttaaaaaataaaatgcgTTCATACTTATTAATCTATACATTTATCTACACAGCCTCATGGCAGGACATCGGTGAATAAATACCAACCGACGGAGTTGAAAGTCAAAGAAGAAGACAATGGCGATTTCAGTTATCAAAGTAAGAGTGGTGGCTGGGGATTATTACTGGATAAGTGTGGTACAAAAAAATTTAATTTGctatttactttagtttattctGATGTGGAATATGAATTATGGGACTGGTTAATTGCATTTTGATTACATAGAGAAAACAAATCCGTGAATATTGGCATAATAAGTGGCCCCCACACACTATTGCAGGGGTAGGCAATCCTGTTCCTGGAATCTCACAGGTACTGCtggattttgttccaactaggccCTGACCAGGGGTGCGTTCAGTTCGCTTGAACGTTTGCTACGTTGCGGAACGTTTTCTACTGAAGGACACGTTTTCCCAAaacgttcttgaacagactttgagaAACGTTTGCTTCTTTCAgtgggtgtggcttgaagcaacGAGTGACGTATTTAAAGGACAGGGGTGCATTTTGAACTCGCAACCCAACCCTTCCCTgtttttcaactggtcgttcagtacAGCACGGCTTCTGTTCAGTTGAACATTCTATTACGTTTTTAtgtactgaacgcagccctgaccaactgagctaaaaatgaacacacctggtcttccaggtcagtTAAATCAAATACATGAAGTGCTTGCAGCACTCCAAGACCAGGGTTGCCTTCTTTCCCTCCCGTTGAAGTGAACATGTCCTTCTCTGAGAAGGGAATTCGAGAGCTACAGTacaaggttctatctgcaaaaagatgattctgagataatttGCTTTAAAGTTCCGAACCTTCATTGGTTTGAATTGGTGTCAGCAATTTATATCTTGTATTCTTTTGATCTTAACATGGATTGGGGGTCTTAagagtactatataggtagagaacattgaacaaaACAAGGCTATATCATTAACAAAatacttgattgattaattaatgtcactaattagtaaggaactccccacacctggtggtctagggcttaattgaaaggaaaatcTAAGAACCTGCAGACTCtgggccctccatggaatgagtttgagacCCCTGCCTTAGTCTCTCCCATTCAAGCATAACTTTCCTTTAAGATtcgtgacccgattcaggaaactaggcgtatgtcgcaagtcacgacttcacaggagggCCGTTTGAACTTAAAATGTATACGAAATGcattctcgaacatgtgaactttcatgtgccttaatatcaaacttgtatgccatctgtaaatacaaataaaattgttgaaTTACAAgcttagttggtttagccacagaaaaagtggcTAAACGcgatacattttaaaaaagcagCGTTCGACAcgaccttcccgctagccatgattggctgagataatgagtgggctagacatgccgagagatgagtttggattggtctgccatatagcacgtaTCTGTttattggagctggtcagtatggcTAGGTAATCGTGTTGAACGCTGCTTTTTGAAAATGTATcgcgtagtaaaactgcataaatctaatgtcaagttaaagtttACTGTTAGCCAGTTAACTTTAGCTGGAgaatgatagctaaggagatggagaaaataccAGTCTGGATACATTGTCAAACTAAGAGCAACCATGtatggcatcagacaggagatGCGTCCAACCATGTATACTGACTgataagatagtctagctagctacattttcagatattacacgtttctaattttaacagaaagtggtttcatttcaagtgtactgttagctaactaatgttagccGGCAgggtggctagctaacgttatgtgtatgatcttattctttgtatctcagacacatttgcttgactagttatagacatagaacctggttggttagctagctgcagattcatgcagggtagtaacgtcatgaggtgtgattatggtccattgtttagctagctagatgtcttaacaaaagactccacactaattttgacaaagtatttatatttcaagttagtgtactgttagctagctagctaacgttagctggctggcttgctaactaacgttacgtTATGCATtgggttcattgtttacctagctagctatctagctacatttcttaacaaaagaagctcgtcttagtgtgccagagcgcagaataactgattaatttttgaatgctcaacacccgttgaatagtTGAATAtatccggtgtcagtaaacatccgAAACAAAGTGTAATtcattgttgccagcagcacatttAGTCACTAATGCTCTGGATaatatgaaaacagcctaaccagctctgctagggtgagtaaaatggtcagagtggggtgttctctcattatgcatctggaagtagctagccaattagcttgggtgcttgactgtagttgaggtcagagctttcagAACAAGcctacttattggccagagcatccagtgtgctcTGAAcgcaaaacgctctgaatttacaaacggacaatctgactgcacagttgcagtcactaacggtctggataacataacagcctaaccagctctgctagggtaaGTAATGTTcaatgagctgttctctctctcttagatgtctggaagtagatggcaagttagtacagaacggTTAGATCAAcctttaaagagatgggtggggctaaggcttaagagggtgtgaataaTGTTGAATGGGTGTAAACAAAGAAGGGTTCTctaatagtagtaccaaaacattgaaagatgGTTTTCTCAAGAGTGAGTTTATAAGTTGATCAACATTCAAAGCCAaattacttatctattgtttcctgaaatgcagtgtatgatatatcaGAGGTGTGGACgcgtcacatgacttggactcgagtcacgtATGATGATTTTAGACTCAACTTGACAAAATTGACTCAACTTGACAAaagacttgcaactcgactttgactttaacaccaatgactcgtgacttaacttggacttgagccttttgacttgaactgacttgataccctccccaagcccaaatataaaaaatgatgctattaaaaaaagtgtgcagcgcatcaattCTTCATTTAaaggattacagtttgaatcagacagcagccaatcaaattgtgccagcggAGATAAAGTTGCGCGTGgtagtgcagaggaacgtcggcagGTGAATTCAgacggagcccttggaaagatgatattcccaaattattattttcggatataaagactacgCTGTAGTCAACAAAAAACATATTGCAATTTGGAAAACATGCGAGAAGAAAATTACAGACTGCGgagcaacaacttccaactttgcttgacatttgaagctgcacaaagaacagtaagtcgtggctaatatagccgacagctatatctaactttgctagtgtagcatgtaggctaataacgttaaatcaatgagcccccacacagtcagtcagtgcgggaacgtgatcattgcacccaagattgagctacaactggctaggcagttggtggcctaaatcctgcctgatgttacggctgttcctaaaaccattgacatacattagcttactgtaaccacacaccgagagagtgtgtgtgtgtgtgggttaaggttgggcgattgtgtacaagccagCCTCGATAGTCGATCGCTATGGCGGTGGGGGACGGGGGGTGGACGGTGCTACTGCTGCCTCAATTATTTTTGACAGACTTTTATCGAATTAGATCTTTTGCAAATGCAAAGCGTTATAGGGCCCAGAGATAAGAGAAAAAACGAAACTGTTTGTGCATCACACACACGTAGTCTCCAAGTTAAGGTTTTATCTCCCATCTTTGGGATCTGTATTTTTTTCTCAGACATTCAGGCCAGTGTTCAAATTGTAGGCCTACTTGAAGTTCAGTAGCAGTTGTTTTGATGTACCTTTTAAGATCTGCCCCTTTtttccaattttcgcctaaaatgacatacccaaatctaattgtctgtagctcaggccctgaagcaaggatatgcatatttttgctactatttgaaaggaaacactttgaagtttgtggaaatgtgaaaggaatgtaggagaatataacacaatagatctggtaaaagataatacaaagaaaaaaacaaccgttcttttgtattttttttgtacctatGAACTGCAAGAGaggccataatgtatttttccagcccaggtgcaatttagattttggccacttgatggcagcagtgtgtaaaGTTTGACTGATCCAATTAACCATTTTATTTCTGTTCTAAATGTTGtatcaaatgtgcctaatttgtttattaataacttttcatgttcaaaaattgtgcactcctcaaacaatagcatggaattatttcactgtaatagctactgtaaattggacagtgcagttagattaacaacaatTTAAGCTTCCTGCCAGATATAtcatatgtctatgtcctgggaaatgttcttgttacttacaacctcatgctaattaaACTAGCCTACGTTAGCACAACCATCCCAttgaagggacaccgatcccgtagaagTTATTAAATTATTGTAACTTTATGGCAGGTTTGTTTTAGGTGTCTAGagtatatctggagagagagggcacTAGAATATTAGTTTTGTTTCATTGATGTTTCTCTCATGGCTACCCATATATTTTCATGAAAATAGgaagtttatttggaaagtaataaatatatatatttttaaaagcattcatgatttgcgtaaatttaatatactaactattactcttgttaaaaatatgaaattctATTcaatttggtgaagagcacatgaCTTAAGGACTCAACTCAATGTTCAGGAGTTGAGACTTGACTTGGGATTTGTCGGttttgacttgggacttgagtgctaagacttgagacgtACTTGTGACTTATAAAAAGGGTGCGACGCAATGgtggaggcatgcagaggccaaattgagttCCGAACCACATCGCCATGTGCatcccaaattttgtaacaatgcggaggttctgtatagctctgcattgacatgtttggttgatggtaggtggggggggggggggagttcctgtataaacacaaactcacttccatGACAACAGCTCTGCTTCGCGAAGCACAAGAAGTGTGAGCGTAAATactgcacggccaatgcagacgtTGGATTGACTATGCAGCGCCTTTTACCCGGCAAGGTCCAGAGTaatgctggttttctgttctaccagaTAATGAATTGTTCCCACCtgttgtcccaggtctaaatcagtcccctACACTAACTTAAACCTAGGAATAGGGAGTCTAGAGCCCTGATTTGGATTGGTCACATGACAATTTATCATGTGGAGATTTACTAAGCTCTATTTGTCTAACTCAAGATCTTGTTTGTTTTTGCCAGGGCCAGGAGGGAGCCCAAACTCACACTCCGACAGTGGGAAGACTTCCTCGGAGTCAGGGGAATCAGACAGAGAGCTGCCCAAATCAGACAGACCGTACAACTGCTCTCTGTGCGGAAAGGGATTTTCCCAATTGGGACATCTGAAATTACACAAtaaaacacatacaggagagaaacgcTATGGCTGTATTCAATGCGGGAAGAGTTTTGCAAGGTCAGACTATTTAAAAAAACATGCGAAAATTCACAGTGTAGAGAAACCATACAAATGCTCTGTGTGCGGGAAGTTATTTGCTAGGTCAGACATCTTAACCATACACAAGAGAGTTCACACTTCAGAGAGGGTGCAGCACCCCACCAAAGAGAAACTCTATCCCTGCTCTCAGTGCGGAAAGCGGTTCTCTCAATTGGGAAACCTCAAATCGCACGAGAGCACTGTGCATGCAGGAAAGAAGCCTTTCAACTGTCCTGAATGCGGAAAGGGGTTCTCACATTTTGGCAACATGCAAAAACACCAGCGGGTGCACACCGGAGAGAAACCCTTCAAGTGCCCTGATTGTGGGACAGGCTTTTCCAGATCACATCACCTCAAAACACATCAGCAAATTCATAAAGGGGAGAAGCCTCACTTATGCACTGAATGTGGGAAGGGTTTTGCTAGGGCAGACTCTTTAACGGCACATCAGCGAGTGCACAGGCTAGACAACAAGCCTTACGGCTGTTCTGACTGTGGCAAAGCCTTCTCTTCATTCGGAAACTTAACACAGCATCAGAGAATTCACACCGGAGAGAAACCATATCAGTGCTCTCAGTGCGAGAGAAGCTTTGCTTTTTCAACAGATTTGAAAAATCACCAGAGGAGACACACTGGAATGAAACCATACTATTGCTCGGACTGTGGGAGAAGTTTCACAACGGCATCTTCCCTAAAATCACACCATAAAATACACAAATGATAAAAGTCATGATCTCCGTGTGGTAGAAGTGTCTACATTGTCAAACACTAGCAAAATGCTGCTGATGGGGAAACCTTGAGGAGGCTCACATTTTGCTTAGGAATACTAGAGGCACAATTTTGTCAAATGGTTTAACCCTTGGTTAAAAACAGCATGGAAATTGATGCCATCTgcaatgttttgtttttaatacagtGACTGGTTAATTGGATGGTTATTTTTACAATGAAACTACCTGAATTGTATTagtttgtttttttttacccagaAATCTCTTAAAATGTTTGAATGTGTTTACTAGATAGCTCCAGTTGTGTGTGAATTTTTTTCTATGTATGTTGATAATGACAAGCAAAAAAACATGACTAGGGAACAAGAATCTCCTGCAAATTATGTTAACTTTTTGTTGTATAAACCTGCATTTGTCATAAGAGGGTCAGGACACATTACATTGCAATCACAAAACATATGCAATGTCATAAGCTATACTGACAAACGTTTGCAAACTCATTTGAAGCATTTATGCTTTTATTTAGTCCTCtgactgtagctcagttggtagagataagagcgtctgctaaatggcatactgactggctgcatcactgcttggtatggcaatagcaccccCCTCGATCACATGGCGCTACAAAGGGCTGTGCAGACAGCTAaggacatcactggggctgagctccctgccatccaggacctctatcagGCGGTTGACTTGACAGCTCATGCAGTTTCAGTGTTCTGATTACAGAGATCTGATCATGGAATTCCGAACACCATGTTTCTACACCTACACAGTTGCACGTTAAAAAAAACTGGCATACTCTGAAATagacaaggtcaaatcatgacatcggtgatcttcaggtcggaaagttggAAAGTCTAGAAAGAAgcccgagttcccgagttggaattccgagtttgATGACTGTTCAAATCGATTTTTCCCAATCGGAgctcgggtggctggtctcagacgatcccgcaggcgaagaagccggatgtggagggcctgggctggtgtggtttaacgtggtctgcggttgtgaggccggctgtacgtactaccaaattctcgtTGGAGGCGTCTTAATGTAAAGAAATtgacattcaattatctggcaacagctctggtggatgttcctgcagtcagcatgccaattgcatgctccctcaactttttatttatttttagtgtgtagatcagctttaatattgcagattgtgGCTTTGACCAACACAATTGTCTGCattatttccaatcccccatattttttttgtaaatatatacagtgccagtcaaaagtttggacacacctacaaatcTTTTgggttttaatttatttgtactattttctacattgtagaataatagtgaagacatccaaactaacgcatatagaatcatgtagtaaccaaaaaagtgtttaacaaatcaaaatatatttgagaatcttcatagtaggcaccctttgccttgatgacagctttgcacactcttggcattctctcaaccagcttcataaggtactcatctggaatgcatttaaattaacaggtatgccttgttagaagttaatttgtggaatttctttccttaatgggtttgagccaatcagttgtcagatgacctggcctcaacccaattgagatggtttggaatgagttggaccgcagagagaaggaaaagcagccaacaagtgctcagcatgtcggaactccttcaagactgttggaaaagcattccaggtgaagctggttgagagaaagccaggagtgtgcaaagctgtcaaggcaaggggtggctcctttgaagaatctaaattatatttggatttgtttaacactattaa contains:
- the LOC115161328 gene encoding zinc finger protein 239, encoding MEEEPHGRTSVNKYQPTELKVKEEDNGDFSYQRPGGSPNSHSDSGKTSSESGESDRELPKSDRPYNCSLCGKGFSQLGHLKLHNKTHTGEKRYGCIQCGKSFARSDYLKKHAKIHSVEKPYKCSVCGKLFARSDILTIHKRVHTSERVQHPTKEKLYPCSQCGKRFSQLGNLKSHESTVHAGKKPFNCPECGKGFSHFGNMQKHQRVHTGEKPFKCPDCGTGFSRSHHLKTHQQIHKGEKPHLCTECGKGFARADSLTAHQRVHRLDNKPYGCSDCGKAFSSFGNLTQHQRIHTGEKPYQCSQCERSFAFSTDLKNHQRRHTGMKPYYCSDCGRSFTTASSLKSHHKIHK